A region of Miscanthus floridulus cultivar M001 unplaced genomic scaffold, ASM1932011v1 os_2390, whole genome shotgun sequence DNA encodes the following proteins:
- the LOC136534918 gene encoding RNA-binding protein P-like — protein sequence MAPKKRKADPAETAAAAEAAAGNHRQEPASSEPKPRGTIYFPITDDPPEPTAADEDEDDGAGDDEDDAEDIAKLLEPLSREQLVALLRTAAEASPATMAAVRRAAEADPASRKLFVHGLGWGAGAEDLRSAFSRFGELEDCRVISDKQSGRSKGYGFVLFRSRRSALRALSRPQLQIGGRLAFCHLAASGPAPPASQSQNPSSNANTNSNSSSNTTTNASGSSSSQPDNMQRKIFVGNVHSDVDVDRLYEYFAQFGEIEEGPLGFDKNTGKPKGFALFVYKSAESARRALEEPMKNFDGKTLNVQKAIDGRTKGSSGTNTNANSNPTTASVAAAAAAAQMTAPASAAISPYDASAYGATAVPDMSFAQQAAMLGLGAQQQAFAQPNAMLAMIAAMQNPAALGMTPAMLAAMNPAFAAAALGAGGQQAHTAGLTGFGAQGFGAQAFGAGGAAFPNAAGVQAAAAAYQGAGAPPGFQGPPGFQVGQATTQTSTAAAAAAAAASAAGYQAGAAGQGQAQIGGTGFQGGY from the coding sequence ATGGCGCCGAAGAAGCGCAAGGCCGATCCCGCcgagaccgccgccgccgccgaggcagCCGCCGGCAACCACCGCCAGGAGCCGGCGTCCTCGGAGCCCAAGCCCCGCGGCACCATCTACTTCCCCATCACCGACGACCCGCCCGAGCCCACCGCcgccgacgaggacgaggacgacggcgCCGGCGACGACGAGGATGACGCCGAGGACATCGCCAAGCTGCTCGAGCCGCTGTCGCGGGAGCAGCTCGTCGCGCTGCTCCGCACGGCGGCTGAGGCCAGCCCCGCCACGATGGCGGCCGTGCGCCGCGCCGCGGAGGCCGACCCGGCCAGCAGGAAGCTCTTCGTCCACGGCCTCGGCTGGGGCGCCGGCGCCGAAGACCTCCGCTCCGCCTTCTCGCGCTTCGGCGAGCTCGAGGACTGCCGCGTCATCTCTGACAAGCAGTCCGGCAGATCCAAGGGCTACGGGTTCGTCCTCTTCCGCTCGCGCCGCTCTGCGCTCCGCGCCCTCAGCCGCCCCCAGCTCCAAATCGGAGGTCGTCTTGCTTTCTGCCACCTCGCCGCCTCAGGTCCCGCGCCCCCAGCTTCTCAGTCTCAGAACCCTAGCTCCAACGCCAACACCAATTCCAACTCTAGCTCCAATACCACCACCAACGCTTCTGGTTCCTCGTCGTCGCAACCAGATAATATGCAGCGCAAGATATTTGTTGGTAATGTGCATTCTGATGTGGACGTGGACCGCCTATATGAGTACTTTGCACAATTTGGTGAGATTGAAGAGGGTCCGTTGGGCTTTGACAAGAACACTGGCAAACCAAAGGGATTTGCATTGTTTGTTTACAAGTCTGCGGAGAGTGCTCGTCGTGCTTTGGAGGAGCCAATGaagaattttgatggcaagacgCTCAACGTGCAGAAAGCCATAGATGGGAGGACCAAGGGCTCATCTGGAACGAATACAAATGCTAACTCCAATCCCACTACTGCATctgtggccgccgccgctgctgctgcgcAGATGACTGCTCCTGCCAGTGCTGCCATTAGTCCATATGATGCATCAGCATATGGTGCTACTGCGGTTCCTGACATGAGTTTTGCACAGCAAGCTGCTATGCTTGGATTAGGTGCACAGCAACAGGCGTTTGCTCAACCCAATGCAATGCTTGCCATGATAGCAGCAATGCAGAACCCAGCTGCACTAGGGATGACGCCAGCCATGCTTGCTGCTATGAATCCGGCCTTCGCTGCTGCTGCATTAGGTGCAGGGGGGCAGCAGGCACACACAGCTGGTCTTACGGGTTTTGGAGCTCAGGGTTTTGGGGCACAGGCAtttggagcaggaggtgcagcttTCCCAAATGCAGCTGGTGTTCAAGCAGCAGCGGCTGCATATCAAGGGGCTGGAGCTCCTCCTGGTTTTCAAGGGCCACCTGGGTTTCAGGTTGGCCAAGCAACTACCCAGACAAGCACTGCagcggcagccgccgccgccgctgccagtgCTGCTGGTTATCAGGCTGGAGCAGCTGGGCAGGGCCAGGCTCAGATTGGAGGCACTGGTTTTCAGGGTGGATATTGA